CCCGCGAATCGCTATCGCCTTCAGCCGTTTATCGCCCATGATCGAGCCTACGCCGCGGGCCGCGCTGGAGTGGCTGTGATCGATGGAAGCCATATTGACCCTGTTTTCGCCGGCCGGGCCGATAGCCGCCACCTGAATTTTTTCGCTCTTCAAATCTCTTTTAATTTGTTCGGCAGTTTCCTGGCAGCCCATACCCCGCAGATGACTGGCATCGCGTATTTCCACCTTGTCATTGTTTATCCACAAATAAACCAGCTCGGATGATCTGCCACTGATGACTATTTTGTCATAACCGGCATGCTTGAGTTCCGCTCCAAAATATCCCCCCAATAATGAATGGGCATGCAAGTTGGTCTGGGAGGAAAAGGTATTAACAATGGTGCGGTTGGCGCCGGGAACAGGGGTTCCTACTAAAAGACCTGAGCTGAAAATTAATACATTTTCGGGGGAGAAGGGTTCAACTTCCGCAGGAACCCTGTCCCACAGTATCTTGTCGGCAGTGCCCTGACCACCCAGAAAAAGCTCGGTTAATTTCGGGTCAGTTTCGACCCTGTCAATGCTTCCCTGGGATAGATCAATCTCTAAATTAAAACCTGTCTCTCCGTACCTCATTTTTTCCCCCTTCTTGATTGCCTGAACCCGTTGTAGATTAAATACTTATCTAACTGGATCATGCATTTCATGCAAAACGGCCTGCGCCTGCACAAGGCCAAGACTTAAATACTGGTTAAATTTATAAAGCTTTGCTACATTAATATTTATGCCATGGTTTCAGTAACGAATACAACTCTGGCGGCCCCTTTGAAAAGCGACCCAAGGAAAAACCTGATTTATGACATAAGAACCATTCCAACACTCCAAACTCGGTCGGGACTTACAAACAGATTTAAAAAATAATGTCAAGTTTTTTGTATGCAGTATCAAAGCCCGGAGGAAAATTTTTCATTAGCGCCGTGCGGCATCGATATTTACACATTAAACCGGAAATTGATGATCTCGCCGTCCTGAACAATATACTCCTTGCCCTCGAGACGGAGTTTCCCCTGGCTTCTGACCCCGACGTAGCTGCCGCCGCAGGCGATGAACTCCTCGTAGCCAATAACCTCGGCCTTGATGAACCCCCGTTCGAAATCGTTATGGATGACCCCGGCGGCTTTCGGGGCCTTTGTTCCGGCGGGGATTACCCAGGCCTTGACCTCGTCCTCGCCGACGGTGAAGTAGGAAATCTGGCCGAGGAGGGAGAAAGCGGCTTTAATCACCCGTCCAAAGGCGGCCTCGGCGATGCCAAGCGACTGGAGAAATTCATTGCGTTCTCCAACGGGCAGGGCGATCAGTTCCGCCTCGATTTCACAGCAGATGCCGATGCCGGGAACATCCGTTCCCAATGCCTGCAAAAAGGCAACGGCGACCGATGGATCGTCCTCCGGGGTATTGACGACCACAAGTTCCGGGCGAATTGTCCAGAAGGAAAAGCTCCTCAGGCCGTGCTTCTCTTCATCGGAAAGCGGCAATCCCCGGAGCGGCTTGCCGCCCTCAAGCTGTTCCAGAAGCCTCGGCAGGACCGCGGCGTGCAGGGCATCCTGCGGGGTCATCGGTTTTTTTGCCGTTTTGGCGAGCCGTTCCAGGCGGTTTTCCACGATCAGCAGGTCGGAAAGAATCAGCTCGTCTTCAAGCTTGCGGTAGCGGCCAAGCGCCTCCGCTAGATCAAGCGCGGTGAAGGCGTCAACGATATGGACAAGCCCATCGGCACCGGAGAGGCTCTGACGGACGGCATTCCATGCCTTCTCACCTGCGGCGTTAACATCGCTGAAGGGGATTCTGGCGGGTGAAACCTTGACCGGCGCGAAGATTTCGACCAGCCTCTCGAAGCGTGGGTCGGGCACGGCAGCGAGCCCTCGCACGCAGGTCTCACCGTGCAGATCGCGGCTCTTGACGCCGGTCATGATCTCAAACAGGGTGCTTTTCCCGCTTTGCGGCAGGCCGATAATTCCAATTTCCATTTATTGTTTCCTCAGGCAAAGGCCTTTTATGAACATTAAGCTACGCTCTCAATACGGGCCATCGCCTCTTCCAGCCGTTTATCCGGTACAGTCAGCGAGATGCGGACAAATCCTTCGCCGTACTGCCCATAGGCGGTGCCGGAGGCCACGACAACGGCCGCCTTCTCGAACAGGTGGTTGGTGAATTCAAGAGAACTCATCCCTTGCGGGGTCGGAATCCACAGGTAGAAGGTACCCTTTGGCGGATTGAAGTCTATCCCGATCTTGGCGAGCGTCTGTAAAACCCGTTTGCGTCGGGCAGCGTAGATCTGGAGCATGCGGTCTATGTTTCCGCCTTCGCTTCGCAGCGCTTGAATCCCCGCGAACTGGATCGGGTTGAAGATGCCGGAGTCGGTGTTTTCCTTGACTTTGCTCATCGCGGCAATCAGCTCCCTGTTGCCGATGGCCATGCCGATCCGCCAGCCGGCCATGTTGTAAGGTTTGGAAAGGGAGTTCAGCTCAACGCCCACCTCCTTCGCCCCCGCGGCGGACATGAAGCTCAATCGCTCCTGGCCTGCGAAGACAACCTCGCTGTACGGGTTGTCGTAGCAAACGGCGATGTTGTTTTTCTTCGCGAAGATGACCAGTTTATCAAAAAAGTCACGGGTCGCGCAGGCCCCTGTCGGGTTATTCGGATAGTTCAAAAACATCCCCCGGGCCTTTTGCAGCACATCTCCGGGTATTTCCTCAAAGACGGGCAGATATCCATTTTCCGGCCGGATAGGAACACTCCAGGGAATGCCGCCTCCCAGCAGGATGCTTGCCCGGTAAGCCGGGTATCCGGGATCGGTCATCAGCACAATGTCCCCGGGGTTTATGCAGGCCATGATAAAATGGTGACAACCCTCCTTGGAACCGATGAGACCAAGTATCTCAGTCGCCGGGTCAAGGCTGACATCATATCGCTTCTTGTACCAGGAGGCGACCTCCTGGCGAAAGGCGAACATCCCCTTCTCCTCGTCCGTCGGATAGCGGTGGTTCTCCGGGTCGCGAGCCTGAAGGCAGAGCTCCGCGATGATCGCCTCTGGGGTCGGCTCGACCGGATCCCCGATCGCGAGGCTGATCACGTCAACGCCGGCCGCCTTGGCGGCGGCGATCTTTTTCCTCAATTCCATAAACAGATAAGGCGGTATTTTTGTCAAACGCTCGGCAATCTGCACGCTCATTCCCCCTTCCTCCATGCTTCATCCCACAGTTTTCCCTGATATACGACAGTGACCTTTCCCTCTAAATAAACATCCGTAAAGCCGTCGTTTGTCTTTTTAAAGTATATTGTCAGTATTTCGCCGCTCTTGACATGGACCGCAACCGGCGACTGGACGAACCCCTTGCGGGCGGCGATCAGGGCCGAGGCTACGGAGCCGGTTCCACAGGCGAGGGTTTCATTCTCGACGCCCCGCTCATAAGTCCGCACCCGGAGCGTGTGGTCGTCAACAATCAGGACAAAATTGGCGTTAGTCCCGGCTGGCTGGTAATGGGCATGCCGGCGTATTTCCCGTCCGACATGAAAGACGTCGAACTGATCAATATCTTCTATAAAATGAATCGCATGGGGGACTCCGGTATCCACGCTGTGGATGGCAATGTCGCTTCCTCCCACCTTGATCTGGTCATCCATCGCCAGGCTGTGCGGGGCGGTCAGGTGAATCTTGGCGACATCATTTTTTACCTCGGCATCAATGACGCCTGCAATCGTTTCAAAGGACATCCGCGCTCCGGCGATTCCCTTGAGGAAGGCAAAGCGCGCGGCGCAGCGCCCTCCGTTGCCGCACATCGCCGCTTCCGAACCATCGGCGTTGAAAAAACGCCAACGGAAATCGACCTTGTCGGAAGGTTCGATCACAATAAGGCCGTCCGCTCCAACGGAAACCTGCCGCGCACAGACGGTTTTTGCAAAGGAAGCCAGCTCTCCGACCTGAAGATTTCTGTCCATATTGTCGATAAATATGAAATCATTGCCGCTGCCGCTTAGCTTATAAAATTCAATCATCAGAACCTTTCTGTACGAGCGGTTCGCGAACCGCCCCTACCCAAACGATCAATCCGACTCCTCTTCCGCTCTCGGGATTGCTGTGGGCAGGTTTTCCGGGAGGATCGTCTCGACGCCATCGGGGGTTGTCCCTTCGAGGAAACACTCATAGATCACATCCTTGCCCGATCCTTGAGCCGGCAAACCGGTTTTTTGCCTGACCTTGACGAAAACGATTCCCTCCGGGGCGGGAAATTGCTCGGCAGGCGATTCTTCCAGAGCCTTTTGTGCAAAATAGAGCCAGATCGGCGCCGCCGCCCGGCCACCCACCTCCTGTCGCGCCATCGATCTTTCCTGATCGAATCCCACCCATGCCCCTGCAACCAGCGACGGGGTGAAGCCAAGGAACCAGGCGTCGCGGGTATCGTCGGTTGTTCCGGTTTTTCCGGCAACCGGTCTTCCGAGCTTCTTTATCATCTGCGCCGTACCACTTTCAACAACATCCTGCATGACCCATGTCGTCATGAACGCGATCCGCGGGTCCATCACCTGTTCAGACTTTGGCTGGGTCTCTTCAAAGACATGTCCGGTGCGATCGACGATCTTTTTGATGAAGAAGGGCTGAACCCGCTGCCCCCCGTTGGCAAGCACGCCGTAAGCCTGGACAAGTTCCTGCAGGGTAACGCCGGCGGTGCCGAGGGCCAGTGAGAGGTTGCGTGCCAGGGGCGAGGTTATTCCCATGTTTTTAGCATAGGCAATCGCATAATCCACCCCTATTTCTTCCAGAATCTTGATCGAGATGATGTTCCGGGAATGGATCAAGCCATTGTGCAAAGTCGTCGGTCCGAGAAATTTCCGGTCAAAATTTTGAGGCGTCCACACCCCATCCGGCTGCTGGGGATCGGGATAGACGATCGGGGAATCAACGATAACCGTGGAGGGCGTCATTCCCTTGTCGAAGGCGGCGGTGTAGATCAGCGGTTTAAAAGCCGAACCCGGCTGGCGCCTGGACTGAGTCGCCCGGTTGAACTCGCTGTGTTGGAAATTACGTCCTCCCACCATCGCCAGCACGGCGCCTGTTTTCGGATTCATCGCGTACAGGGAACCCTGAAGCTCCCCTTTTTTGTAGCCTTCCCGCTCTTCTACTTCACTTACACCGCGTTCAACGGCATCTCGCGCCGCCATCTGCATCTTGATGTCGAGCGTTGTGTAAACCTCCAGACCTTCCTTGTAAAGGACGTCTCCGCCGTATTTTTCCAGGATGTAGCGGCGAATGTTTTCGATGAAATAAGCGGCGATCTTGTCTTTTGGCTTTATCGAGCGCAACCGCACCTTTGTCGCCAGCGCCCGGTCCCGCTCTTTGGCCGTTATGTATCCATCCTCCAGCATCCTGTCGAGGACGTAGGCCTGCCGCTGGTAAGATTTATCAGGGTGCAGGTAGGGGGAATAAGCACTGGGCGCCTTTGGAAGTCCGGCCAGGATCGCGACTTCGGCAAGCGTCAGCTCTTTTGCGCTTTTCCCGAAATATCCCTGGGAGGCCGCCTCTATCCCGTAGGTCCCGTGGCCGAGATAGATATGGTTCAAATAGAGGGTGATAATCTCCTCTTTGGTCAGATATTTTTCAATCTTGAGGGCGAGGAGCGCCTCCCTGATCTTGCGCGTGTAGCTCTTCTCCGGGGAGAGGTAAAGCAGTTTTGCCACCTGCTGGGTAATAGTGCTTCCCCCTTGGACGATGTGTCCCGCCCGGACATTCTTGAAAAAAGCCCGAAACAGGCTCTGCGTGTCGAAGCCGCCATGCTGGAAAAAACGCGAGTCTTCGGCGGCGATAAAGGCCTGGATAGCTATCTTCGGGATATCCTCGTACTTGACAACCTTGCGGTCCTCGAGAAAAAACTCGTCGATCAGTTCGTTGTTGTCCGCATAGACCCTGGTCGTGATGCTCGGGCGGTAATCCTTCAGGGCTGCAATACTGGGCAGCTCCTGCAGCAGCGCGAAATATACCAGACTGCTTCCCGCGAGGGCGGCGCCTACGAAAAGCACTATAAAAGCAATAACGGCGATCCCCAGAAGGGAGCGGCGCGAGGCTGAGCGCTTCTTCTTTGGCAGGGTGGAATGTCTAATCGTCATGATTGGTCGGCTTCCTCGTTTTCGGCTTCTTCGGGGGATGATTTTTTCTTGCCGGCGAATTTTGTCAGAACAATGCTGACCTCGTAGAGAATCAGGAGCGGACCTGCCATTAGAATCTGACTGATTGCGTCCGGAGAAGGTGTGAGAACGGCGGCGGCAATAAAAATAATCAGAATGGCATAGCGCCGCTGCTTTGCCAGCATTTTTGAGTTGACGATCCCGATCTTGGCAAGAAAAAACAGGAATACCGGCATCTCGAAACTGAGACCGAAGGCAAGCAGAAATTTAAGCGTCAAACTCAGATATTCACGGAACGAGATCATCGGCTTTAAAAAGTCTGTCGAAAAGCTGACAAAAAAACGAAAGGCCGGCGGCAGGGCAATAAAATAACCGAACAGCACCCCGCCGGCGAAAAGCAGTGAGGAGAAGAAGACAAACGGAACGACCGCCCGTTTCTCTTTTTTGTAAAGCCCGGGAGAGATGAAGCGCCAGATCTCGAACAGGGTATAGGGGGCAGTCAGCAGCAGAGAGGCAAAAAGGGCGATCTTCATGTGGATGAAGAATGCCTCTGGAAGTCCCGTGAAGATCATCGAACTTTGCGCCGGCATCGCCTCGACCAGCGGCTTGGTGATTACCTTGAAAGACCAGTCCTTAAACAGATAGCAGACCCCGAAGCCGATGGCGACAACGATCAGCACCCGGATCAGGCGCGCCTTCAGCTCTTCGAGATGCGAGGTCAGGGGCAGTTTTTCTTCTTCTGAATTTTCCGTTTCCATAGATTTATCGGTAAAAAAATGTTTAGAGGCGCCGTCGGAAGGCTATACATGAGGTTTGCGTTCGTCGCCTTTGGGGGAATTCTTTTTATCCTCGGCCGCGGTAGAATCGGGAGCGGCGTTTTTTGTCTCTTCCTTGCCACCATGTTCCTTGCCACCATGAAGCAGGGCATCTTTTATGCCGTCCATGTCCTTTTTCAGCTCGTCGGTTTTCAGCGTCTCCTTGATCGTTTCCGTTGCGCCGTCGGCCGCCCTGCGAAATTCGGAAAGCCCTTTTCCCAATGCTTTGGCAATATCCGGCAGCTTCTTGGGACCAACCACAAGCAGGGCGACTACCGCGATTACCAACAACTCCGGCATACCAATACCAAACATGACCGCACCTCTAACGAATCTAACATCCCTTTATTGCGGGACCATGAAAATTCCCAAACGCATTTTCCCGAGGCGCTTATAACCGCAGCAGGAAAATTTTGTCAATATCTTTTCCGGGGTTGTAATTTTATAGAGTTGCCGCTTCGTCCCGGATATTTATCGGCGAAAAGAGTTTGACAGCGGGCAGCCTCCTATATTACTAATGGCCGCGTTTCTTCCGGGAGCGGTAATGTTCAGGAATGAGCCAGAAACCTTTTCTGACGTTCTCCCTGTCGTTCGTGTTTTAACCCCGACATATGTTCCGGCGGTTGTACATGAGCTTTTCCCCGGAAGCGGCCTGAAAAACTTGACCGGCAGCAAAGGAGCCAGATGGCAAAAAATACCGGAATCGTCAAGAATGCGCAATATGTGCGGCACGGCGGCGTCTTTAGCCAGCCCGAGTCTCCCGAGCGGCTGAGCGCCATCTACGATATGCTCGAAAATCCAGATATGTCATGGAAATTCAACAACATCGATGCGCGATACGCCACGCGCAGAGAACTGGAGATGGTGCATCTCCCCTCGTATATCGATGCTATCGCCGCTACGGCCGGGAAAAACCTGACAATGCTCGATCCCGACACCGCCGCAACCGCCGACACGTTTGATGCGGCAAGACTGGCCGCAGGCGGGTTTATCGCCGCCATTGACAGCGTTGTTTCTGGAGAGACGGACAACGCCTTCGCTATGGTGCGACCGCCCGGTCATCATGCGGCAGCAAATGCGGCGGCTGGTTTTTGCATCTTCAATAACATTGCCATCGGGGCCAGATACGCCCTGGATCGGCTGGGGATGAAACGGGTATTGATCGTGGACTGGGATCTCCATCACGGCAATGGCACCCAGCAGGCCTTCTACGAAGATGACAATGTGTTGTATTTTTCGACGCATCAGTCTCCTGCCTATCCGTGGACGGGCCGCCCGGAGGAAACCGGAAAGGGGGAGGGCGCCGGCTATACGATCAACGTTCCTCTGCGGCCCGGTGCGGGTGATGCCATGTACATACGCGTCTTTCAAGATATTCTTCTGCCGGTAGCCCATAAATTCCGCCCGGAGATTATCCTGGTTTCGGCAGGGTTCGACCCCTATGAAGGCGATCCGCTCGGAGAGATGAAGGTGACGCCGGCGGGATTTGCCGGCCTTGCCCGGATTCTGCTCGATCTGGCGGAAGAGGTTTGCGGCGGCCGCGTTGTGGCGGCGCTGGAGGGCGGGTATAACGTCTTGGGGTTGGTAAAGTGCGTCCGGGCGGTTTTACTGGAGTTTCTGGGAGAAACCCGGGCCACGCAAGAAGCGGTGGCGCGTCTTGCGAGCAAGGCCGATTTGGATAACGAACCGGCAATAGAAAACGTGCGGAAGCTGCAAGCGGCATATTGGCCGATTTTGAATGGATAACGCCATCAATGTCTTATCCCGGCAATCCGCGTTGCCATAGCGCAAGGTCAGGAGATTGGGAAGCCTTCGGCAGCGGCGCCGCAATCGCTTGATCAGTTTGTCGTATCGCCAATAAATTTGCCTTGACAAAAGATTGGTTGGAAGGCATATCGACGGCGGCTTAGCGATTTGAAGGAGCAAGTATTTGATAACATTTTCCGAAGCGGAATTGAGGGCTAAGGTTGTTAAGGCGATGGGCCATCCCGTGCGGATGATGGTCATCGGATTTATCCTGGATGGTGAACGCTCCTTTTCCGAAATATTCAAATTATTCAATTTGGATAAATCCACTATTTCCAAACATCTGCTTGTTCTGAAAGAATCAGGCATCATTTCTTCACGGAAAGTCGGCAGGGAAATGATCTATAGACTCGAAGAGACATGTGTGGCGAATTTCTTTTCATGTGCGACGGCCGTTGTTCAGAACAAGGTGGAGAAGCAATTGGAGGGGCTGAAGAGATAATTTTTTTTACGTTATGTTGGCAAATTTGCCAATCAACCTTTTGCGGGTAAGCGTCTATAGAACTGAAAAGACAGTCCAAGAGAAGAAGGGGGGTGAAGGCGGGCACTTTGTAACGTCAGGAGGAAAATCCATCAATGATATGAGGAGGAGGTATGTATAAAGACATGTTGAAAAATGGCAAAATGCGTTTGGTTTCATTGTTAGGTGCGATAGCAATAGTTTTTTTTGTTCTCTGGGGCTGCGGCGGTGGGACATCAAGTTATGATGCTGTCAATTACGACCCGGTGTTGACAAAAACCGCCAATGCGTTAGTCGATGCCACAACATTGAAGGGCTGGATGGATCAGGGGCTTGTACAGGGAGTGTCTTCTCCATTCGTTGCAGGTGAAAAAGTCGTTATCCTTGATTACAAGGATGCAACGGCCTATGCCAGTGGTCACATTCCGGGTGCCGTCAGGGTGGACGGCGGCGAACTGCTGCTTACCCGTCTCGAAGGCGTTGCGGAAATGGGGTCGCTTGTCACTGACGGTCCGCATATGGATGCAATTATACAAAGGGCCGGCATCGATGCAAATACAACAATTGTTTTCACAAGCTCCAGTGTTTCCAACGCAACCAGAGCATATGCCACATTCCGCTATTGGGGATTCCCTAAGAGCCGGTTGAAAGTGCTCGATGGGGTCGATACCGTCTGGAAGGCTGCAAATCCAATGAGTCTGGCCACCCCGACTATAAAGCCCTCCAGTTATTGCGTTACGCCGAACGGCGTCAATCGCGTCCAGACGCAGCTTCGCGCTTCGCTGGGCGAAATGATGCATGCAGTTCAGAATTATGATGGGACGAAACACGCCATCATCGACGATCTGAGCAATCCGGCGAACGGCCTGGCAGTGCCGGTGACTTCGACTTCCACCTGGTCGGGGAATATTTACAAGGGGATTCCCGGATCGACATCGGGGTTACTTCCCTATGCAGTCAGCGCCACGACGGAATATGTGGTTTTTGAAGGACATATGAAAAATGCCGTAAATTTGTACGCTACGAACATGTATGCTGGCAACGTATTCTTCCCCGCAGACGATGGCACTCCCGCCAGCCTCAAAAGCAAGTTCAACGCCGTCGGGATGGACGAGACAAAAACCGCTTATATCTACTGCCGCGCTGGCAACTTCGCGACGATTGAATTCTTTGCCCTGGATGGCATCTTGAACTGGAACGTCGTATGGTATGACGGTTCCTGGGGACAGTGGGCGCTCATGGCGGACAAGAAGGGCGGCAAACTAAAAGCGGGATCGATCTGGTCAACATACCCGCTCAGCGTTTCCGATCCCGTGCCGAACACTACCGATACGCTTCTGCCGAAATATGTAAGGGATGCGGTTGACGGAGTCACCTACAACACGGACAACACACCGGTCGGAAGTGCCGTAAAATATCCGATACAGCCTTTGCCCTATTACATTAATCTGGATGTCTTTACCTCGGTCACCGATCCGGCGGCAAACCAGATAGAAGCGACGGACAAGGCTTACAAAAGCCCGCTTAGCTCACCCTCGGGCGGTTCTTCCGGCGGTTCCTCCGGCGGCGGCTGCTAAAAGGAAGGCTATGGATTGAGTCTGCTCGTGAAAAGAAAAAATTAAAACAACCTAATAAAAGGAGAACCCTATGCCAAAAAACAGAATAACAGCAAAACTCGCAGCAGTTGTCCTTGGTGTGGCGCTGCTCGCCGGGACCGCCTATGCCGGTCCGCAAGTGAAGTTCGGGCCGAAAGATGAAGGTCTGCTGCAACTCGACTACAAGGGGCAATTGCAGATGACCATGCGCGACAATGGTTCCGGGACCAACAAGGAATCTGCCACCTATGATTTCAACTTTCGCCGCAACCGCCTGGCTCTCATGGGCAAATATGGCGAGCTGATAAGCATTTATGTGCAGACGGAGTACACCGAGCATCAGGATCTTGGCACGCTCACTGTAAGCGATACCGACAGCGGTTACGAGTTTCAGATGCTCGACGCGGTAGTGCGGTTCAACTTCGCTGATGCGTTCAAGGTGAACGCCGGCAAGTTCAAATACAACCTTTCGCGTGAAAACCTGGAAGCATGTGAAATGCCTCTTACCCTCGATCGGTCTCTCTTCATCCGCGCCCCCTATGTGACCACCCGTGACAAGGGTATCGCGATCTGGGGGAACCTGTTTGATGACATGTTCCAGTATCGGGCCGATGTCATGGAGGGGAGAAATGCCACTACCGCGGCCGCTCCCCAGCCGGAATCGAGTTTCCGGTATTCGGTGCGCGGCCATGTGACGCTTCTGGATCCGGAAAACGACTATGGCTATAAAGGGACCTATCTGGGGAATAAACAGGTTCTGACCATCGGCGCCGCCTATCAGTTTGAACCAGACGTCGCTTATGCGGATACCGTTGCCAAAACCGACGCGAAGGATTACAAGGCGTGGACGGCCGACATCTTTTTTGAATACCCCATAGAGAATTTTGGCACGGTTACCGCTTCCGCCGCCTATGAGGATATCGATCTCGGCAACGCATACAAGGGTTTTAATCCCGATCCAGATACGATTGGATTAAAGGGGGAGAAGAACGGTTTTTACGTAAAGGCCGGCTACATGCTGCCGAATACCCCGCTGCAGTTCTTTGCCAGATATGAAAAGTGGGCGTTTGCAAACCTGAATGGCATTGTCGACCAGGAGGTGGAATGGTACGGTGGAGGCTTCAATTACTACATCCGGGGCCAGAACCTGAAGATCACGCTTGAAGCGAGCAATACAAGTTTTGACAAGGGGACCGGGACCAGCGCCGACA
This DNA window, taken from Syntrophales bacterium, encodes the following:
- a CDS encoding OprO/OprP family phosphate-selective porin yields the protein MPKNRITAKLAAVVLGVALLAGTAYAGPQVKFGPKDEGLLQLDYKGQLQMTMRDNGSGTNKESATYDFNFRRNRLALMGKYGELISIYVQTEYTEHQDLGTLTVSDTDSGYEFQMLDAVVRFNFADAFKVNAGKFKYNLSRENLEACEMPLTLDRSLFIRAPYVTTRDKGIAIWGNLFDDMFQYRADVMEGRNATTAAAPQPESSFRYSVRGHVTLLDPENDYGYKGTYLGNKQVLTIGAAYQFEPDVAYADTVAKTDAKDYKAWTADIFFEYPIENFGTVTASAAYEDIDLGNAYKGFNPDPDTIGLKGEKNGFYVKAGYMLPNTPLQFFARYEKWAFANLNGIVDQEVEWYGGGFNYYIRGQNLKITLEASNTSFDKGTGTSADSTESFMTFVAQLQVIF